A stretch of the Desulfobacter sp. genome encodes the following:
- a CDS encoding BON domain-containing protein, producing the protein MVQKKIKIEMLQDAELNSLPVVINASETQILLSGNVHFQAQKQKAGAIAQKNAGDRQVINQIKVGN; encoded by the coding sequence ATGGTCCAAAAAAAAATCAAAATCGAAATGCTTCAGGACGCTGAATTAAATTCCTTGCCCGTTGTGATCAACGCCTCTGAAACACAAATTTTACTTTCGGGCAATGTCCATTTCCAGGCACAAAAACAAAAAGCCGGGGCCATAGCACAAAAAAATGCCGGAGACCGCCAGGTCATCAATCAGATCAAGGTCGGAAATTAA
- a CDS encoding BON domain-containing protein: protein MTQKTLSLCVLTALILMTGCTSNKGPQPMVYSPPSAKEAPRSFTTMMEDSLILTRIKTKLFSDDLVDGKGIDILVRHGVVYLTGQAMDDAHRRMAMDIIRTVEGVVRIENQLTIGSGHHI, encoded by the coding sequence ATGACTCAAAAAACTCTCAGTCTCTGTGTATTGACCGCCCTGATCCTCATGACGGGCTGCACCTCCAACAAGGGTCCTCAACCAATGGTTTATTCTCCCCCCTCTGCCAAAGAGGCCCCACGATCTTTTACCACAATGATGGAAGATTCATTGATACTGACCCGGATTAAAACCAAACTCTTTTCAGACGATCTGGTGGACGGCAAGGGAATCGATATCCTGGTCCGCCACGGGGTGGTCTATCTCACAGGCCAGGCCATGGACGACGCCCACCGGCGAATGGCAATGGATATTATCCGGACCGTTGAAGGGGTTGTAAGGATTGAAAACCAGCTGACCATAGGATCAGGGCACCACATTTGA
- the djlA gene encoding co-chaperone DjlA: MSWLGKMIGGTIGFALGGPIGAVAGAAFGHTFVDKKEDAYLKSIPGRDPGLSSNEEAQLIFFTAAFSMLAKISKADGRIHEKEIQVIERFMTHDLQLDMAGQTTAKNIFRQAVSSPDSFEAFARQFFSVFQYQANIIELMVDVLVRVCAADGSISDQEEEMLLSAVHIFNYSRTDYHRLKSRYVQKSDPYYAVLKCDENSSNEEIKKQYRSLVREYHPDKIEAKGLPEEFIKFANDKFAEIQDAYEHIRKSRGF, from the coding sequence ATGAGCTGGCTTGGAAAAATGATCGGGGGAACCATTGGATTTGCCTTGGGCGGACCTATTGGTGCTGTGGCAGGTGCTGCTTTCGGGCACACCTTTGTGGATAAAAAAGAAGATGCATATTTAAAATCAATCCCGGGAAGAGATCCGGGCCTTTCCTCCAATGAGGAGGCGCAATTGATTTTTTTTACAGCAGCCTTTTCCATGCTGGCAAAAATTTCAAAGGCCGACGGGAGAATCCATGAAAAGGAGATCCAGGTGATTGAACGCTTCATGACCCATGATCTTCAACTGGACATGGCAGGGCAGACAACGGCTAAAAATATATTCAGGCAGGCGGTTTCCTCGCCGGATTCCTTTGAGGCCTTTGCCCGGCAGTTTTTTTCGGTGTTTCAATACCAGGCCAATATTATCGAGCTGATGGTGGATGTCCTGGTCAGGGTTTGTGCGGCTGACGGCAGCATTTCAGACCAGGAAGAAGAGATGCTCTTGTCTGCGGTTCATATATTCAACTATTCAAGAACCGATTATCATAGGCTTAAATCCAGGTATGTTCAAAAGAGTGATCCCTATTATGCCGTGCTCAAGTGTGATGAAAACTCATCCAATGAGGAGATTAAAAAGCAGTATAGATCTCTGGTTCGAGAATACCATCCAGACAAGATTGAAGCCAAAGGGCTGCCAGAAGAGTTTATTAAATTTGCAAATGACAAATTTGCTGAAATCCAGGACGCCTATGAGCATATTCGAAAAAGCCGGGGGTTTTAA
- a CDS encoding amphi-Trp domain-containing protein has protein sequence MANRKPKSDRDLEKEYSKKEFVDKLRRLADAIEQNKRFRIQVSGERISVPLDAVFNIEHEREGNNEEIEFQLKWAVPEK, from the coding sequence ATGGCAAACCGGAAACCCAAATCTGATCGAGACCTGGAAAAAGAATACTCCAAAAAAGAATTCGTTGATAAATTAAGGCGACTTGCTGATGCCATTGAGCAGAATAAAAGATTCAGGATACAAGTTTCAGGAGAGCGAATTTCGGTTCCCTTGGATGCTGTTTTTAATATAGAGCATGAAAGAGAAGGGAATAATGAAGAAATTGAATTTCAGTTAAAATGGGCTGTGCCTGAAAAATAA
- a CDS encoding IS6 family transposase — protein MKNENPFKWRHYEKEIILLNVRWYLRYQLSYRNLEEMMQERGLSVDHSTIYRWVQRYAPEMEKRSRKYLRQSNDSYRIDETYIKVRGKMKYLYRAVDSRGNTIDFLLRSRRNMESAKRFFKKMLRASNSSRPRVLSVDGNPAYPPAVKALKEKKLLNKDCILRQNKYLNNIIEQDHRFIKKLVRAGMGFKTFHSAWRTLKGYEIMNMIRKGQVKNIRKGEILKQKEFVENLFSYAA, from the coding sequence ATGAAAAATGAAAACCCTTTCAAGTGGCGTCATTATGAAAAAGAAATCATCCTGTTGAATGTTCGCTGGTATCTGAGATATCAACTGAGTTACAGGAATCTGGAAGAGATGATGCAAGAACGGGGCTTGTCTGTGGATCACAGTACCATTTACCGATGGGTTCAGCGCTATGCTCCTGAAATGGAAAAGCGAAGCAGGAAGTATCTGCGGCAATCAAATGATTCTTACCGTATTGATGAAACATATATCAAGGTGCGGGGGAAAATGAAGTATCTTTACCGAGCGGTCGATTCCCGTGGAAATACCATCGATTTTCTTCTTCGCAGCAGACGTAATATGGAATCTGCCAAACGATTTTTTAAAAAGATGCTGCGAGCTTCCAATAGCTCCAGACCTCGGGTTCTGAGTGTTGACGGAAATCCTGCATATCCTCCGGCAGTAAAGGCTTTGAAAGAAAAAAAGCTTCTGAATAAGGACTGTATCCTAAGACAGAATAAATATCTGAACAATATTATTGAGCAAGACCACCGGTTTATCAAAAAGCTTGTCAGAGCTGGTATGGGGTTCAAGACATTTCATTCTGCCTGGCGGACGCTAAAAGGCTATGAAATTATGAACATGATCAGAAAAGGACAAGTTAAAAATATCAGGAAGGGAGAAATTTTAAAGCAGAAAGAATTCGTCGAAAATCTGTTTTCTTATGCTGCGTAA
- a CDS encoding transposase, whose translation MTRKRRQFSAKFKVKVAVEAIKGMKTLAELSTAYKVHPNQISVWKKQLLTNALELFPSGKKRRPKTEEEITAPLYEEIGRLKMDIKWFCCKKLLMSDTSPFWH comes from the coding sequence ATGACACGTAAAAGAAGACAATTTTCGGCAAAATTTAAAGTCAAAGTGGCGGTCGAAGCCATCAAGGGAATGAAGACCTTAGCCGAGCTATCAACGGCCTATAAGGTTCATCCAAATCAAATATCGGTTTGGAAGAAACAACTGCTCACCAATGCCCTAGAGCTTTTCCCATCAGGGAAAAAACGGCGGCCAAAGACCGAGGAAGAAATCACTGCCCCACTTTACGAGGAGATCGGGCGACTGAAAATGGACATCAAGTGGTTCTGTTGCAAAAAATTATTAATGTCTGATACAAGTCCGTTTTGGCACTAA